The nucleotide window AACGATCCGCTATCAACCTCATATCCGCGCTGTACCAAGCGATCTTCGTTTTGGCTATCTCGATCTCTATGTCTATAGCTCGTTCATTGGGCAGGGCGCAGTAGAGCAATTATTCTTAAAGCCAAAATAAATTGCGCGGAGAAGCCGATGTGTACTTCGGTCGTGGGAGGCAGCGCCTGTCGCTGAAGGATATGGTCAAACGTGAAACTCTGAGGACGAGTTAAGACCTTTAACCTCCTGGGAAGAAGGAAGTAAAAATCATTTGCAATTACTGAGTTCTACACCTTAATTTTAAACGTCAGCTGTCAAACATGTTCTGACGACGTACACATAGGGGCAGAGGAAAGCAAAAGCCTGCCAACTTTGATATGGGAAATACCGGCTGAGATGAGTGACGAAGGTCAAAAAAAAGATGTCGATGTGGTGATCGAAGTGTCAGCGGATAAATTTGAGGCGCATGTTACACTGGTCCCATTGACAGATTCTCCCGAGTTTTCTCCAGATGAGCTCAGAGATGCACTTTCTGAGGAGGGAATAAAAGTCGGCATTCAGGAGGAAGTCTTTGCTCTGCTGAAAGGAGAGCCGCAATACAATAAAAAACTGTTAATTGCTTCAGGAACCAAACCGAAAGAAGGAAAACACGGTAAGATAAATTATTTCTTCGAAGGTAAAGAAGCCGTAAAAGTAAAGAAGGATGAAAAGATCGGTGAACTTGTCCCCCCTGAAGATGGAGTTGATGGGATCACTGTTTTTGGAGAAGAAGTACCCGCCCCGGAAGTGGAAAAAGCTAAAATCCCATCATTGACCAATGTTGAATTCTCCCCCGATAACGATGATCTTCTGCTAGCCCGTATCGACGGATACCTTTTTATCGATCTGGACTCTATTAAGGTTGCACCTTTTTTTAAGTTGGAGGAATTAGCTGATGAGTACGAGGCATATAT belongs to Candidatus Glassbacteria bacterium and includes:
- a CDS encoding DUF342 domain-containing protein, with the protein product MSDEGQKKDVDVVIEVSADKFEAHVTLVPLTDSPEFSPDELRDALSEEGIKVGIQEEVFALLKGEPQYNKKLLIASGTKPKEGKHGKINYFFEGKEAVKVKKDEKIGELVPPEDGVDGITVFGEEVPAPEVEKAKIPSLTNVEFSPDNDDLLLARIDGYLFIDLDSIKVAPFFKLEELADEYEAYIEVKKPLHENDFNGEDLKRFLKDCEIVFGILEEEVKNIFQQEKYEQRLLIARGRKVVHGKDGKIKYFFSTEVKHKIDEEGKADYKEIDLIKNVKK